A portion of the Microbacterium hominis genome contains these proteins:
- the glgA gene encoding glycogen synthase, with amino-acid sequence MRVDIVTKEYPPEIYGGAGVHVAELVKALRESLDVQVRAFGAPRDEEGTTAYGVPAELAAANAAVQTLGTDLAIVSDIAGADVVHSHTWYANFAGHLASLLHGIPHIVTAHSLEPLRPWKAEQLGGGYAVSSYIERTAYESAAAVVAVSEGMRADILRSYPALDAAKVRVIYNGIDTEQWKPVADDAFLAELGIDPARPSVVFVGRITRQKGLPYLLRAAEQLPADVQLVLCAGAPDTPQIMAEVTALVEGLQRTRDGVVWIDRVLPRHELCAVLTAATTFVCPSVYEPLGIVNLEAMACGAAVVGTATGGIPEVVADGVTGRLVPIEQVQDGTGTPIDPDRFVADLARVLTEVVSDPDRARVYGEAGRARAAEEFSWGRIAEQTAALYAEVVASGR; translated from the coding sequence ATGCGCGTCGACATCGTCACGAAGGAATACCCGCCGGAGATCTACGGCGGCGCGGGTGTGCACGTCGCCGAACTCGTCAAGGCGCTGCGCGAGAGCCTCGACGTGCAGGTGCGCGCCTTCGGCGCGCCCCGCGACGAGGAGGGCACGACCGCCTACGGCGTGCCGGCGGAACTGGCCGCCGCGAACGCCGCGGTGCAGACGCTCGGCACCGATCTGGCGATCGTCTCCGACATCGCCGGCGCCGATGTCGTGCACAGCCACACCTGGTACGCGAACTTCGCCGGCCACCTCGCGTCGCTGCTGCACGGCATCCCGCACATCGTCACCGCGCACAGCCTCGAGCCGCTGCGACCGTGGAAGGCGGAGCAGCTCGGCGGCGGCTACGCGGTGTCCAGCTACATCGAGCGCACCGCCTACGAATCGGCCGCGGCCGTCGTCGCCGTCAGCGAGGGCATGCGCGCGGACATCCTGCGCAGCTACCCCGCCCTGGATGCCGCGAAGGTGCGCGTCATCTACAACGGCATCGACACCGAGCAGTGGAAGCCCGTCGCCGATGATGCGTTCCTGGCGGAGCTCGGCATCGACCCCGCGCGACCCTCGGTCGTGTTCGTGGGACGCATCACGCGCCAGAAGGGGCTGCCGTACCTGCTCCGGGCCGCCGAGCAGCTCCCGGCCGACGTGCAGCTGGTCCTGTGCGCCGGAGCCCCCGACACGCCGCAGATCATGGCGGAGGTGACCGCGCTCGTGGAGGGACTCCAGCGCACGCGCGACGGCGTGGTCTGGATCGACCGCGTGCTGCCGCGCCACGAGCTGTGCGCCGTGCTGACCGCGGCGACGACCTTCGTGTGCCCCTCCGTCTACGAGCCGCTCGGGATCGTGAACCTCGAGGCGATGGCCTGCGGCGCGGCCGTGGTCGGCACCGCGACCGGCGGCATCCCCGAAGTCGTCGCCGACGGCGTGACCGGCCGGCTCGTGCCGATCGAGCAGGTGCAGGACGGCACCGGCACCCCGATCGATCCCGACCGGTTCGTGGCGGATCTGGCCCGCGTGCTCACCGAGGTCGTGTCCGATCCCGACCGCGCGCGCGTCTACGGCGAGGCTGGGCGCGCCCGCGCCGCCGAGGAGTTCAGCTGGGGGCGGATCGCGGAGCAGACCGCGGCGCTGTACGCGGAGGTGGTCGCCTCCGGCCGATAG
- the glgC gene encoding glucose-1-phosphate adenylyltransferase, with the protein MPAAPKVFGIILAGGEGKRLMPLTADRAKPAVPFGGQYRLIDFAISNLVNSGLRQIVVLTQYKSHSLDRHISQTWRMSPMLGSYVTSVPAQQRLGKRWFSGSADAILQSLNLINDERPDIVVVIGADHVYRMDFRQMLDAHVESGARATVAGIRQPLSLANQFGVIDVEDDDPTRIREFLEKPQNATGLADAPNEVLASMGNYIFDTDALIEAVEADGELPTSNHDMGGDIIPYFVGRGEAGVYDMKRNDVPGSSDRDRYYWRDVGTIDSFFDAHRDLISTLPIFNLYNTTWPIHSQAVNSPPAKFVRDSVGRIGNAIDSIVSLGSVLSGTHIERSVVGPWTLAGGGSTITDSVLFDHVHVGAGARIHRAILDKNVVLADGATVGVDREKDLSRGFTVTDSGITVVGKGVRVER; encoded by the coding sequence ATGCCTGCAGCGCCGAAGGTCTTCGGAATCATCCTCGCCGGCGGCGAGGGCAAGCGCCTCATGCCGCTCACCGCGGACAGGGCCAAGCCCGCCGTCCCGTTCGGGGGTCAGTATCGCCTGATCGACTTCGCCATCTCGAACCTCGTGAACTCGGGACTGCGACAGATCGTGGTGCTGACCCAGTACAAGTCGCACAGCCTCGACCGACACATCTCCCAGACGTGGCGCATGTCGCCCATGCTGGGCTCGTACGTCACCTCGGTGCCCGCCCAGCAGCGCCTCGGCAAGCGCTGGTTCTCCGGCTCGGCGGATGCGATCCTGCAGAGCCTCAACCTGATCAACGACGAGCGTCCCGACATCGTCGTGGTCATCGGCGCGGACCACGTGTACCGGATGGATTTCCGGCAGATGCTCGACGCCCACGTCGAGTCGGGGGCGCGCGCGACCGTGGCGGGCATCCGCCAGCCGCTCAGCCTGGCCAATCAGTTCGGCGTCATCGACGTCGAAGACGACGACCCGACGCGAATCCGGGAGTTCCTGGAGAAGCCGCAGAACGCCACCGGGCTGGCCGACGCGCCCAACGAGGTGCTCGCCTCGATGGGCAACTACATCTTCGATACCGATGCCCTCATCGAGGCCGTCGAGGCCGATGGCGAGCTGCCCACGTCCAACCACGACATGGGCGGCGACATCATCCCCTACTTCGTCGGCCGCGGCGAAGCCGGCGTGTACGACATGAAGCGCAACGACGTGCCCGGCTCGAGCGATCGCGACCGCTACTACTGGCGCGACGTGGGAACGATCGACTCGTTCTTCGACGCCCACCGGGATCTCATCTCGACCCTGCCGATCTTCAACCTGTACAACACGACGTGGCCGATCCACTCGCAGGCTGTCAACTCTCCGCCGGCGAAGTTCGTGCGGGACTCGGTGGGCCGGATCGGCAACGCGATCGACTCGATCGTGTCGCTCGGATCGGTTCTGTCGGGAACCCACATCGAGCGCAGCGTGGTCGGCCCGTGGACGCTGGCCGGCGGCGGATCCACGATCACCGACTCCGTGCTGTTCGACCACGTGCACGTCGGCGCGGGCGCGCGCATCCACCGGGCCATCCTCGACAAGAACGTCGTCCTCGCCGACGGCGCGACCGTCGGGGTGGACCGCGAGAAGGATCTCTCGCGCGGCTTCACCGTGACCGACTCGGGCATCACCGTCGTCGGCAAGGGCGTGCGCGTCGAACGGTGA
- the serB gene encoding phosphoserine phosphatase SerB → MPLAPARFLVVFDADSTLIRNEVIELIADEAGRGAEVAAATEAAMRGEVDFATSLRSRVAALRGIPTAAFARVIDRIQPTPGVRELIAAIHERGGAAGVVSGGFHEVLDTVAPDLGVDVWRANRLSVADAALSGAVDGEIVDAEAKATALTEWAADAGVPLSRTIAIGDGANDLRMMARAGLGVAFNAKPAVRAQADIVVGPVDLREVIPFLP, encoded by the coding sequence ATGCCCCTCGCGCCCGCACGGTTCCTGGTCGTCTTCGACGCCGATTCGACACTGATCCGCAACGAGGTGATCGAACTCATCGCCGACGAGGCCGGCCGCGGTGCGGAGGTGGCCGCGGCGACCGAGGCCGCGATGCGCGGGGAGGTCGATTTCGCGACCAGCCTGCGCTCGCGCGTGGCGGCGCTGCGCGGCATCCCGACGGCGGCCTTCGCCCGCGTGATCGACCGCATCCAGCCGACGCCGGGCGTGCGGGAGCTCATCGCGGCGATCCACGAGCGCGGCGGCGCCGCCGGGGTCGTCTCGGGCGGGTTCCACGAGGTGCTCGACACGGTCGCACCCGACCTGGGCGTCGACGTGTGGCGCGCGAATCGTCTGTCCGTCGCCGATGCGGCGCTGTCGGGCGCGGTGGACGGGGAGATCGTGGATGCCGAGGCCAAAGCCACGGCGCTGACGGAGTGGGCCGCCGACGCCGGCGTGCCCCTCTCGCGCACGATCGCGATCGGCGACGGCGCGAACGACCTGCGCATGATGGCCCGCGCCGGCCTCGGCGTGGCCTTCAACGCCAAGCCCGCGGTGCGCGCTCAGGCGGACATCGTGGTCGGACCGGTGGATCTGCGCGAGGTCATCCCGTTCCTCCCGTGA
- a CDS encoding alpha/beta fold hydrolase, which produces MDIILIPGLWLDADSWQEVATVLEEAGHRPLPLTMPGVGVPGTDCAEIGMADWVRAAVEVIDALGDPVALVGHSGGGNVAYGALDARVGRVSRIVFLDTFPPQDGGTIWEFPIVDGVIPFPGWDFFEEGETADLDAATRDRAAAAARSVPPRVPTDPLVLTDPRRRSVPATMITGTVPAAEIREYVAAAPDWAAELAALEDLQIVQLNEEGEPTGHWPQFSQPAKVADAILAALR; this is translated from the coding sequence ATGGACATCATCCTCATCCCCGGCCTGTGGCTCGACGCGGACTCGTGGCAGGAGGTGGCCACCGTGCTCGAGGAGGCGGGGCACCGCCCCCTCCCCCTGACCATGCCCGGGGTGGGGGTGCCGGGCACGGACTGCGCGGAGATCGGCATGGCCGACTGGGTGCGAGCGGCTGTCGAGGTGATCGACGCACTCGGCGATCCCGTCGCGCTGGTCGGGCACAGCGGCGGCGGCAACGTCGCCTACGGCGCGCTCGACGCGCGCGTCGGGCGGGTGAGCCGCATCGTGTTCCTCGACACGTTCCCGCCCCAGGACGGCGGGACGATCTGGGAGTTCCCGATCGTCGACGGCGTGATCCCGTTCCCGGGGTGGGACTTCTTCGAGGAGGGCGAGACCGCCGACCTCGACGCGGCGACCCGCGATCGCGCGGCAGCCGCCGCCCGGAGCGTTCCCCCGCGCGTTCCCACCGATCCACTCGTGCTGACCGACCCGCGTCGCCGGTCGGTGCCGGCCACCATGATCACCGGCACAGTGCCCGCCGCCGAGATCCGCGAGTACGTCGCCGCGGCACCGGACTGGGCGGCCGAGCTCGCCGCGCTGGAAGACCTCCAGATCGTCCAGCTCAACGAGGAGGGCGAACCGACCGGCCACTGGCCGCAGTTCTCCCAGCCGGCGAAGGTGGCCGATGCCATCCTCGCGGCGCTTCGGTGA
- the fabG gene encoding 3-oxoacyl-ACP reductase FabG, which yields MSSPRVVLVTGGNRGIGRAIAERFVAEGHRVAVTARSGEGPEGTLTVRADVTDAAAVDAAFTEVENALGPVEIVVANAGITKDTLLLRMTEDDFDSVVATNLGGAFRVVKRASKGMLRARFGRVVLISSVVGLYGSAGQVNYAASKSALVGFARSLTRELGGRGITANVVAPGFIETDMTAALPEDTQAEYKKNIPAGRFATADEVAGVVTWIASDEAAYISGAVIPVDGGLGMGH from the coding sequence ATGTCCAGCCCACGCGTCGTCCTCGTCACCGGCGGAAACCGCGGCATCGGCCGCGCGATCGCCGAGCGCTTCGTGGCGGAGGGGCACCGCGTGGCCGTGACCGCCCGCTCGGGCGAAGGCCCCGAAGGCACGCTCACCGTGCGCGCGGACGTCACGGACGCCGCAGCGGTCGACGCGGCGTTCACCGAGGTGGAGAACGCGCTCGGCCCGGTCGAGATCGTCGTCGCGAACGCCGGCATCACCAAGGACACGCTCCTGCTGCGCATGACCGAGGACGACTTCGACAGTGTCGTCGCCACCAACCTCGGCGGCGCGTTCCGCGTCGTCAAGCGGGCCTCCAAGGGCATGCTCCGGGCGCGCTTCGGTCGTGTCGTGCTGATCTCGAGCGTCGTCGGCCTGTACGGGTCGGCCGGGCAGGTGAACTACGCCGCGTCGAAGAGCGCGCTGGTCGGCTTCGCCCGCTCGCTCACGCGGGAACTCGGCGGGCGCGGCATCACCGCGAACGTGGTCGCGCCCGGATTCATCGAGACGGACATGACCGCCGCCCTTCCCGAGGACACGCAGGCGGAGTACAAGAAGAACATCCCGGCGGGGCGCTTCGCCACCGCGGACGAGGTCGCCGGAGTGGTGACCTGGATCGCCTCGGACGAGGCCGCCTACATCTCCGGCGCGGTCATCCCGGTGGACGGCGGACTCGGAATGGGGCACTGA
- a CDS encoding DUF4190 domain-containing protein yields the protein MSDPQPPQYGTPPAQPYGTPQPHYGTPTPPYDDAQPTQPYGTQPYGTQPYPPAWGAPAPGYMLPPKTNALAIVSFVASLVGMTLIPFLGSIVGVITGHMALSQLKTSAEQGRGLALAGTIIGWVGVGFSLLVLVALFAFIPFLFSVAQVGSLA from the coding sequence GTGAGCGACCCGCAGCCCCCGCAGTACGGCACTCCGCCCGCCCAGCCGTACGGAACGCCGCAGCCCCACTACGGCACCCCGACACCGCCGTACGACGACGCCCAGCCGACGCAGCCGTACGGGACGCAGCCGTACGGGACGCAGCCGTATCCGCCCGCGTGGGGCGCCCCGGCTCCCGGGTACATGTTGCCGCCCAAGACGAACGCCCTGGCGATCGTGTCGTTCGTGGCATCCCTCGTGGGCATGACGCTCATCCCCTTCCTCGGCTCGATCGTCGGCGTGATCACCGGCCACATGGCGCTGTCGCAGCTCAAGACCTCGGCGGAGCAGGGCCGCGGACTCGCTCTCGCCGGCACGATCATCGGCTGGGTCGGCGTGGGCTTCTCCCTGCTCGTGCTCGTCGCGCTGTTCGCCTTCATCCCGTTCCTGTTCAGCGTCGCCCAGGTCGGCTCCCTCGCCTGA